The sequence below is a genomic window from Chondrinema litorale.
CTATAATAAATTAAATTAATTAGTGATGATGATCTCATTACTTACACTTGAGTGTAAATAAATAAGCATAAATCATTCTAAATACAGCCCGATTTTTTTAAGATAAGTAATAAGCATGTTAAACCGAAGCTGATATTTATACCAGCTCTGTACAACATATGATTAAAGCTCGAGATAAGCTAAATTGTTTAAACTACTCGCTTGGCTTTTATATAAACACCCGACCAGTAGCCACTGTTTAATGATGAAATTGTGACACCTTTACTGCTTGAAGCATGAATAAACTTAATATCTTCTGGACTGTTGGCTTCCGCTACGATACCAACATGATTAACTGAATTTGGAGTTCCCGTACCGAAAAAAACCAAATCACCGGGTTTTAATTCGGTTTGTGTTATTGCATTACCTACTAAAGATTGATCTTTTGATATTCTTGGAAGAGCAATTTCTGCAGCTCCAAAAGACAAACTTGTAAACCCAGAACAATCTATTCCACTGTTATCTACACCTCCAAAAGAATATGGCGTACCAATTAAAGACTCTGCTTTTTCTAGAATTGCCTGTATTTTAAGTGCTTTTTCCTGATCTTCTAGCGTCATTGCAGATAATACGCTATCAGGTTGTATAAAAGAAGTATTTTCAATTTCTTTCTTTTCTTCCTCTTCTATTTCTATCTGTTTCTGATTTTTTACTTCTTCAATTTGTGATGTAGAAACTGGAATTGGCTCAATACCCCCTCCTCCATTCACATGCAAAGTCCTTGGCGACACGTCTACTCTATCTTCAGTTTCTAGATCAAGTTTCTTAAATAGTTTTTTTAATAATTTACCATGTAAATCAATATCAACTACCACTTGTTTTTTGTATCCGTATTTATCGGTTATAAAGCTTATTCCTTCCATTGTGTTAGTTTAAAAAGTAAAAAATTAATTTTATTGGAAGATAAAAAATTCCGACTACAATCGCTTTCTATTTTTATCTTAGTTTTTACTATCTAGTGTTAAAACGCCTAATTTATTTTCTAAATCGCTATCTTTTTTAATCAGGTTAAATGGTAAGTATTCACCACTTGCCCACTTAGAAATATAATTGATATAATATGGGCTTCCCGGATTACCCGATTGCCCACCCGGATAGATGCCTTTTGCTATCGGCCCAGCCTTATCTAACTCAACAATTATTCGCCAAGAAGCTCCGTGTGTACCACTGGTAGCATTAATAATATTATGGTTACCACCAATCATAATTGGCTCTTCGCTAAAAGCCGGAAGTCTGGCTAAATGAGTAACCGAAGTTGACTTGTAATCTGCCCATACAGCTGTTTTAAGCCCAGTTTTAGACAAATGTTCTTTTACATTTTTGATTCCTTCTTTAAATGCCAGATTCACAATAGCTTTTGCATCTTCTTTTTCAGAAGTAGATTTAATATCTAAAAACTGATTAGTAGTATCGGTTCTTAAAATCTCCATTGTGTGGAATCTGTTAGGATAATCCAAATTACTTTTCTT
It includes:
- a CDS encoding C40 family peptidase is translated as MEGISFITDKYGYKKQVVVDIDLHGKLLKKLFKKLDLETEDRVDVSPRTLHVNGGGGIEPIPVSTSQIEEVKNQKQIEIEEEEKKEIENTSFIQPDSVLSAMTLEDQEKALKIQAILEKAESLIGTPYSFGGVDNSGIDCSGFTSLSFGAAEIALPRISKDQSLVGNAITQTELKPGDLVFFGTGTPNSVNHVGIVAEANSPEDIKFIHASSSKGVTISSLNSGYWSGVYIKAKRVV